Proteins encoded by one window of Porphyromonas vaginalis:
- a CDS encoding OstA-like protein, producing MSFQSHQVTTTQRLLLTLSGLVAVALVLFVGLPLWGGTAMLHPATHVADAPAPPPTMVRGKRLIILDHADVLSHDQEIHPDIVILTGNVRLRHGSWIMTCDSANLNETTNSFDAFGHVQILEGDSISITAGDMLYDGMTAMAELHDNVILTKNVTTLFTERLFYDRNQKVGYYDNFGTLADSVNTLTSIYGEYNTSSDEALFQNDVHLENDRFTLDTDILHYNTKTSICRIVSPTLIETKDSVTIETDRGFYNTDTEQSILLDRSLVTHPDGTMTGDSILYDKKRQICQAFYDVVIDNQEDKVTYFGDYGYLDEANGYTYATGRAYVMDYSEEDTLYMSAQIMEGIKRNLPPAPGTTDSLEVKYTKGYHDVRLYRKDIQAIGDSIHYFSVDSLIKLFGSPILWNDSTQLKGDTIYAHLANDTIDHAFAWQNASTVRWIDSVKQDRVKADTIQAYFREGTLDHAFYRSNVESRYYLQQEKAKHYYALAQVRNPQMDVYIADDKLDHILWHGKAEGTIHPIQDLTDELRQMSGAEWHGDKRPLTPEDVIPDRTAPLESTDSLATLQGQNNKMSQGFDGLAAWQAFYKEYQQAIEKPKPAEAKPAAASDTTAVAETPLSIYIRRPLESDSSSVQSPADSLQSYIHLLPLYSWDSYIDHDNRATSTTSPSIGTPRRSSSSDASSRSDESSKLPKAPTQQEVATTPTKPTTSK from the coding sequence ATGTCCTTTCAGTCTCACCAAGTGACCACTACACAGCGACTACTACTCACCCTCAGCGGGCTAGTGGCTGTCGCTCTGGTACTCTTTGTGGGGCTACCTCTATGGGGCGGTACGGCGATGCTACACCCCGCCACTCATGTTGCAGACGCTCCAGCACCTCCCCCCACGATGGTGCGAGGCAAGCGGCTCATCATCCTCGACCATGCCGATGTACTCAGCCACGATCAGGAGATACACCCTGACATTGTCATCCTTACGGGCAATGTGCGTCTCAGGCATGGCAGCTGGATCATGACTTGCGACAGTGCCAATCTCAACGAGACGACCAATTCCTTTGACGCCTTCGGTCATGTGCAGATCCTAGAGGGAGACTCGATCTCGATCACCGCTGGAGATATGCTATACGACGGTATGACCGCTATGGCAGAGCTGCACGACAATGTGATATTGACGAAGAATGTGACGACACTCTTCACCGAGAGGCTCTTCTACGATCGCAACCAAAAGGTCGGTTACTACGACAACTTCGGCACCCTGGCCGACTCGGTCAATACGCTCACCTCTATCTATGGTGAGTACAACACCAGCTCCGACGAGGCACTCTTTCAGAACGATGTGCACCTAGAGAACGACCGCTTTACCCTCGACACCGACATACTGCACTACAATACGAAGACCTCGATCTGTCGTATCGTCAGCCCCACCCTCATAGAGACCAAAGACTCAGTCACGATCGAGACAGACCGTGGCTTTTACAATACAGACACCGAGCAGAGCATCCTCCTCGATCGCTCGCTCGTCACGCATCCCGATGGCACCATGACGGGAGACTCGATACTCTACGACAAGAAGAGACAGATCTGCCAGGCCTTCTACGATGTGGTGATAGACAACCAGGAGGACAAGGTAACCTACTTCGGCGACTACGGCTATCTCGATGAGGCCAATGGCTATACCTACGCCACAGGACGTGCCTACGTCATGGACTACTCCGAGGAGGACACCCTATATATGTCTGCCCAGATCATGGAGGGCATCAAGCGCAATCTGCCTCCGGCACCAGGCACTACCGACTCGCTAGAGGTCAAGTACACCAAGGGGTACCACGATGTGCGCCTCTACCGCAAGGATATACAGGCCATCGGTGACTCCATACACTACTTCTCCGTAGACTCGCTCATCAAGCTCTTTGGCAGTCCTATCTTGTGGAACGACTCCACACAGCTCAAGGGTGACACCATCTATGCTCACCTTGCCAACGATACGATCGACCACGCCTTCGCTTGGCAAAACGCCTCGACCGTGCGCTGGATTGATTCGGTCAAGCAGGACCGTGTCAAGGCCGATACGATCCAAGCTTACTTTCGTGAAGGCACGCTCGACCACGCCTTCTATCGCTCCAACGTAGAGTCACGCTACTACCTGCAGCAGGAGAAAGCGAAGCATTACTACGCCCTCGCTCAGGTGCGAAACCCGCAGATGGACGTTTACATTGCCGATGACAAGCTCGACCACATCCTCTGGCATGGCAAGGCTGAGGGGACGATCCACCCGATCCAAGACCTCACCGATGAGCTGCGTCAGATGAGCGGAGCCGAGTGGCATGGCGACAAGCGTCCGCTCACGCCTGAAGATGTCATCCCCGACCGCACAGCACCGCTAGAGTCTACCGACTCGCTCGCCACACTGCAAGGTCAAAACAACAAGATGAGCCAAGGCTTCGACGGACTCGCTGCATGGCAAGCCTTCTACAAGGAGTACCAGCAAGCCATCGAGAAGCCCAAGCCAGCAGAAGCTAAGCCTGCGGCAGCCTCCGACACGACGGCCGTAGCCGAGACGCCACTCTCCATCTACATACGTCGCCCACTAGAGAGCGACAGCAGCTCCGTACAGTCTCCCGCAGACTCGCTCCAGAGCTACATACACCTTTTACCTCTATACTCATGGGACTCATATATAGACCACGACAACCGCGCAACTTCAACCACAAGCCCATCTATTGGGACCCCAAGAAGGAGCAGCTCCAGCGACGCATCGAGCAGATCAGACGAGAGCTCGAAGCTGCCGAAGGCTCCGACGCAGCAGGAAGTAGCGACGACGCCAACAAAGCCCACGACAAGCAAGTAG
- a CDS encoding peptidylprolyl isomerase — protein sequence MSTYRSSTSPVLWMIASMLLSLLTSLSLTAQTPQQKVLTGSVVDEVIWTVGDEPILKSEIENQKLYMRSQGMPLEGNPDCYLTEQLAVQMLFLNQAKIDSFSVDNTKVDRFVDNFMESLVQQIGSRERLEEYFNRPYSSIREQQRIMAVNNEIVRQMQQKIIQGVAVTPTEIRSYYAQIPQDSLPYIPDVVEVQALRITPDIELAAIDQIKEQLRGYSEDILAGRRDFSTIARLYSQDSRTSLRGGEYGFVARSSLEPEFAQVVFALTDTKQVSPIIRTATGYHIVQLIEKRDNTINFRHILLKPSVAPDKLQQAVNKADSVAVQVRNGKTSFDEAVVLCSNVDETKNNFGLLLNEDYESDRYGTALFTMSELQQDFASYVDKMQVGDVSPAFVSQDANGNTQVVLLKLKRRVAGHRADMATDFQLIKQLALQDKKQKELDKWIVQHQKSTYIRISPDYQQCDFRYPGWIKK from the coding sequence ATGTCTACCTATAGATCATCTACATCACCCGTACTCTGGATGATAGCATCCATGCTCTTGTCTTTGCTGACTAGCCTCTCTCTGACGGCTCAGACACCGCAGCAGAAGGTCCTCACAGGATCTGTCGTCGATGAGGTTATATGGACCGTGGGCGATGAGCCTATCCTCAAGTCTGAGATAGAAAACCAGAAGCTCTACATGCGCTCTCAGGGGATGCCTCTCGAGGGAAACCCTGACTGCTACCTCACGGAGCAACTAGCTGTCCAGATGCTCTTTCTGAACCAAGCTAAGATCGATAGTTTCTCGGTAGATAATACTAAGGTAGACCGATTTGTAGACAACTTTATGGAGAGCCTCGTGCAGCAGATCGGCTCTCGTGAGCGTCTCGAGGAGTACTTCAACCGTCCCTACTCCAGCATTCGTGAGCAGCAACGCATCATGGCGGTCAATAATGAGATCGTCCGACAGATGCAACAGAAGATCATCCAGGGAGTGGCCGTAACGCCCACAGAGATCCGCTCCTACTACGCTCAGATACCACAAGACAGCTTACCATACATACCAGATGTCGTCGAGGTCCAAGCACTTCGTATCACGCCCGACATCGAGCTGGCAGCTATTGATCAGATCAAAGAGCAGCTCAGAGGCTACTCCGAAGATATCCTCGCTGGACGTCGCGACTTCTCCACGATAGCACGTCTTTACTCACAGGACTCGCGCACATCCCTGCGTGGTGGTGAGTATGGCTTCGTGGCTCGTAGCTCTCTAGAGCCTGAGTTTGCCCAGGTTGTCTTCGCTTTGACCGATACCAAGCAGGTCTCCCCTATCATACGCACCGCCACGGGCTATCACATCGTACAGCTTATTGAGAAGCGTGACAACACGATCAACTTCCGTCATATACTCCTCAAGCCGAGCGTGGCTCCTGACAAACTACAGCAAGCCGTCAACAAAGCAGACTCTGTCGCTGTGCAGGTGCGCAATGGCAAGACCTCCTTTGACGAGGCCGTCGTCCTATGCAGCAACGTGGACGAGACGAAAAACAACTTTGGTCTCCTCCTCAACGAAGACTACGAGAGCGACCGCTACGGCACGGCACTCTTTACCATGTCCGAGCTACAGCAAGACTTCGCCTCTTATGTGGACAAGATGCAGGTGGGCGATGTCTCTCCCGCCTTTGTCTCTCAAGATGCCAACGGCAATACGCAGGTCGTACTCCTCAAGCTCAAGCGTCGCGTCGCAGGTCACCGCGCCGACATGGCTACCGACTTCCAGCTCATCAAGCAGCTAGCTCTGCAGGATAAGAAGCAGAAAGAGCTAGACAAGTGGATCGTCCAGCACCAGAAGAGTACTTATATACGCATCAGCCCTGACTATCAGCAGTGCGACTTCCGCTATCCAGGTTGGATCAAGAAGTAG
- the recQ gene encoding DNA helicase RecQ has product MTHNLTELLSKIFGFEEFKGNQKEIIQSLLEGHDTFVLMPTGSGKSLCYQLPALIMEGTAIIVSPLIALMKNQVDALRETTGSNDIAHVLNSSLNKAQLDQVYQDVSAGDTKLLYVAPESLGKAENIEFFRQVKISFFAIDEAHCISEWGHDFRPEYRKIRPVVDEIGRRPIIALTATATPKVEHDIRKNLGILDGRIFKSSFNRPNLYYSVEEKGEDVNARIIRFIRKRPNKSGIIYCMSREKVMNLSKLLQMNGIKALPYHAGLDAKERSANQDAFLSEECRVIVATIAFGMGIDKPDVRYVIHYDMPKSLEGYYQETGRAGRDGGEGYCLAFYNEKDIQKLENFMQGKPIAEQEIGRQLLAKTSTFALTPMCRRAYLLYYFGERYDQENCGACDNCAKNRKTMEAKELLKQLLQTVLELKEQFKKDHVIDVILGCDTAPIEDFHHDKLDSYGIGSDYSRDVWELVVERALVLQYLTESTETYGILSVTPSGKKFIKKPTSFKIVAPEEEDLDDDDDLDDDDEVDSSVSGGRGRTASTDPALYNILKDMRKKLSIKLGLGPNGVFPDAALEEMSTLYPITLPELKNISGVNVEQADRYGEEFVRVIRNYVEEYEIERPEDYKIRTLPNNTKQHISIVQQLDRQVILEDIAISHSISTDDLLTELERIVKSGTKVKLNYLISSELGEDSYDELKEYLEDHPGCTLDDLISEYEDFYNEAELRLAMLIFSCNQ; this is encoded by the coding sequence ATGACACACAATCTGACAGAACTACTGAGTAAGATCTTCGGCTTTGAAGAGTTCAAGGGTAATCAGAAAGAGATCATCCAAAGCCTGCTAGAGGGTCACGACACTTTTGTCTTGATGCCTACGGGTAGCGGTAAGTCTCTATGCTATCAGCTCCCTGCGCTCATCATGGAGGGGACGGCGATCATCGTCTCCCCGCTGATTGCTCTGATGAAGAATCAAGTCGATGCCCTGCGCGAGACGACTGGATCTAACGACATAGCGCACGTGCTGAACTCGTCGCTCAATAAAGCTCAGCTGGATCAGGTCTACCAAGATGTCTCTGCAGGTGATACGAAGCTACTCTATGTGGCTCCCGAGTCACTCGGCAAGGCTGAGAACATAGAGTTCTTCCGTCAGGTCAAGATCTCTTTCTTTGCGATCGATGAGGCGCACTGTATCTCCGAGTGGGGGCATGACTTTCGCCCTGAGTATCGCAAGATACGCCCCGTAGTCGACGAGATAGGACGCAGACCAATCATCGCGCTGACAGCGACGGCAACGCCTAAGGTAGAGCACGACATTCGCAAGAATCTGGGCATCCTCGATGGCCGGATCTTTAAGTCAAGCTTCAACCGTCCTAACCTCTACTACAGCGTCGAGGAGAAGGGCGAAGATGTCAATGCGCGCATCATCCGATTTATCCGCAAGAGACCCAACAAGAGCGGTATCATCTACTGCATGAGCCGTGAGAAAGTGATGAATCTCTCCAAGCTGCTCCAGATGAACGGCATCAAGGCGCTCCCCTACCATGCCGGACTAGACGCCAAGGAGCGCTCGGCCAATCAGGATGCTTTCCTGAGCGAGGAGTGCCGTGTGATCGTCGCCACGATAGCCTTTGGCATGGGTATCGACAAGCCCGATGTGCGCTACGTCATACACTACGACATGCCTAAGAGCCTCGAGGGCTACTATCAGGAGACAGGACGTGCAGGTCGTGATGGTGGCGAGGGATATTGCTTAGCCTTTTATAATGAGAAAGATATACAGAAGCTGGAGAACTTTATGCAAGGAAAACCTATCGCCGAGCAGGAGATAGGTAGGCAATTACTCGCAAAAACTTCTACCTTTGCACTCACGCCCATGTGTCGACGGGCATATCTGCTCTATTATTTCGGAGAGAGATATGATCAGGAGAACTGTGGAGCGTGTGACAATTGTGCAAAAAACAGAAAAACAATGGAGGCTAAAGAGCTTTTGAAACAACTGCTCCAAACGGTCTTGGAGCTCAAAGAACAATTTAAGAAAGATCACGTCATCGATGTGATCCTAGGTTGCGACACCGCTCCTATTGAGGACTTTCATCACGACAAACTGGACTCTTACGGCATAGGCAGCGACTACTCACGAGATGTATGGGAGCTGGTCGTAGAGCGCGCATTAGTACTTCAGTACCTGACCGAGAGTACAGAGACCTATGGCATCCTGAGCGTCACACCGAGTGGCAAGAAGTTTATCAAGAAGCCGACCTCGTTCAAGATCGTAGCTCCCGAAGAGGAAGATCTAGATGACGATGATGATCTAGACGATGATGATGAGGTGGATAGCTCTGTATCTGGAGGTCGTGGACGTACTGCCTCTACCGATCCCGCTCTATACAACATACTCAAGGATATGCGCAAGAAGCTCAGCATCAAGCTCGGGCTCGGACCCAATGGGGTCTTCCCAGATGCTGCTCTTGAGGAGATGTCTACCTTATATCCGATCACATTGCCTGAGCTTAAGAACATATCAGGTGTCAACGTCGAGCAAGCTGACCGATATGGCGAGGAGTTCGTCCGTGTCATACGCAACTATGTCGAGGAGTATGAGATCGAGCGACCCGAAGACTACAAGATCCGCACACTGCCCAACAACACCAAGCAGCATATCTCTATCGTACAGCAGCTAGACCGTCAGGTGATCCTTGAGGACATAGCTATCTCGCACTCTATCAGTACCGACGATCTGCTCACCGAGCTGGAGCGTATCGTCAAGTCTGGCACCAAAGTCAAGCTCAACTACCTCATCTCCTCCGAGCTAGGCGAGGATAGCTATGACGAGCTGAAAGAGTATCTAGAGGACCACCCAGGATGCACGCTAGACGACCTCATCAGCGAGTACGAAGACTTCTACAACGAGGCGGAGCTACGACTCGCTATGCTCATCTTCTCCTGCAACCAATAA
- the clpX gene encoding ATP-dependent Clp protease ATP-binding subunit ClpX produces MAKKSNSIERRCSFCNRPESEVPILIGAEGSAQICSDCAEQIYALLYQNGLVSGPTLDPNEQKKQGVKGSAFAPLTYESLPKPQEIAAYLDRYVIGQTDAKKYLSVAVYNHYKRILASQEKDEKSDDSSKLDDVEIAKSNIIMVGPTGCGKTLLAQSIARMLQVPFAMVDATVLTQAGYVGEDIESIISRLLQNCDYDVAAAERGIVFIDEIDKIARKGDNPSITRDVSGEGVQQGLLKLLEGSVINVPPYGGRKHPEQKFIQVNTQQILFICAGAFDGIERIIGSRLNTRVVGYKEQQMDYQTIQNNLLAHITHQDLRRYGLIPEIIGRLPILTYLDALDSESLLRILVEPKNAITKQYQKLFEMDGVRLTFDEEALKYIVHIAVETKLGARGLRSIVEKIMIDAMYEIPSLKRKTLRITEQYARSKVTPSMTASLAN; encoded by the coding sequence ATGGCAAAGAAAAGTAATTCGATAGAGCGTCGCTGCTCTTTCTGCAATCGTCCTGAGAGCGAGGTGCCTATACTAATAGGAGCCGAGGGCTCTGCGCAGATCTGTAGTGACTGCGCGGAGCAGATCTACGCTTTGCTCTATCAGAACGGGCTGGTCTCTGGTCCCACGCTTGACCCTAATGAACAGAAGAAGCAGGGAGTCAAGGGCTCTGCCTTTGCGCCACTCACCTACGAGTCGCTGCCCAAGCCGCAGGAGATAGCTGCTTACCTGGATCGCTACGTGATCGGGCAGACCGATGCTAAGAAGTATCTCTCGGTGGCTGTCTACAACCACTACAAGCGTATCTTAGCTAGCCAAGAGAAGGACGAAAAGAGCGACGATAGCTCCAAGCTAGACGATGTAGAAATCGCCAAGAGCAACATCATCATGGTGGGGCCGACTGGGTGCGGTAAGACACTTCTAGCGCAGTCGATAGCTCGTATGCTGCAGGTGCCCTTTGCAATGGTCGATGCGACCGTCCTGACGCAGGCTGGCTATGTGGGAGAGGATATAGAGAGTATCATCTCTCGCCTACTGCAAAACTGCGACTACGACGTAGCCGCCGCAGAGCGTGGCATCGTCTTCATCGATGAGATTGACAAGATAGCACGCAAGGGCGACAACCCCTCCATCACCCGTGATGTGAGTGGTGAGGGGGTGCAGCAGGGCCTTCTGAAGCTGCTCGAGGGGAGTGTCATCAACGTCCCCCCTTATGGTGGTCGCAAGCATCCCGAGCAGAAGTTTATCCAGGTCAATACGCAGCAGATCCTCTTCATCTGTGCTGGCGCCTTTGACGGCATAGAGCGGATCATCGGCTCTCGCCTCAACACCCGCGTGGTGGGTTATAAGGAGCAGCAGATGGACTACCAGACGATCCAAAACAATCTGCTGGCGCACATTACTCATCAAGACCTACGACGCTACGGCTTGATCCCCGAGATCATAGGCCGTCTGCCTATCCTCACCTATCTAGACGCCCTAGATAGTGAGTCACTCCTGCGCATCCTCGTAGAGCCTAAGAATGCCATCACGAAGCAGTACCAGAAGCTCTTTGAGATGGATGGCGTTCGGCTCACCTTCGACGAGGAGGCTCTCAAGTATATCGTCCATATCGCTGTCGAGACGAAGCTGGGGGCTCGTGGACTACGCTCGATCGTGGAGAAGATCATGATCGACGCGATGTACGAGATACCCTCTCTGAAGCGCAAGACGCTACGTATCACAGAGCAGTATGCCCGCTCTAAGGTGACACCGAGCATGACTGCCTCTCTAGCAAACTAA
- the clpP gene encoding ATP-dependent Clp endopeptidase proteolytic subunit ClpP, translated as MTDYNKDFVHYAHAHLRMNTNALNDYITASTGYINPTIIEERQLNVAQMDVFSRLMMDRIIFLGTEVNDYTANVIQAQLLYLDNADPGKDISIYINSPGGSVYAGFGIYDTMQYVGCDVSTMCTGMAASMAAVLLVAGAEGKRYALPHSRVMIHQPMGGMQGQASDIEIAAKEILKVKAELYKIIADHSGRSVEEIERDSDRDKWMTATEALEYGMIDKVLVSSKQAAKDKKADGKEK; from the coding sequence ATGACAGACTACAATAAGGACTTCGTCCACTATGCACACGCTCATCTTCGGATGAATACGAATGCACTCAACGACTACATAACCGCCTCCACTGGCTACATCAATCCGACTATCATCGAGGAGCGTCAGCTCAACGTGGCGCAGATGGATGTCTTCAGCCGCCTGATGATGGATCGTATCATCTTCCTCGGCACGGAGGTCAACGACTACACGGCCAATGTGATCCAGGCGCAGCTCCTGTACCTAGACAATGCGGACCCTGGCAAGGATATTTCGATCTATATCAATAGTCCTGGCGGGTCGGTCTATGCGGGCTTTGGCATCTACGATACGATGCAGTACGTGGGGTGTGATGTCTCGACGATGTGTACCGGTATGGCTGCCTCGATGGCCGCCGTCCTCCTCGTAGCGGGTGCCGAGGGCAAGCGCTATGCACTACCCCACTCGCGGGTGATGATACACCAGCCGATGGGTGGTATGCAGGGTCAGGCAAGCGACATAGAGATCGCTGCCAAGGAGATCCTCAAGGTGAAAGCTGAGCTTTACAAGATCATTGCTGATCACTCAGGTCGCTCTGTCGAGGAGATCGAGCGAGACAGCGATCGTGACAAGTGGATGACCGCTACAGAGGCGCTGGAGTATGGTATGATCGATAAAGTACTCGTATCTTCTAAGCAAGCAGCTAAGGACAAGAAGGCAGATGGCAAAGAAAAGTAA
- a CDS encoding radical SAM protein, translated as MMNPLTHATQRLARTLSRKGGDRLKLLSVLGMHLLRRRYIGVFIDPILACNLRCQMCYFSDPEYRATLRGKLTTDDCEAIAAHLFPQALRLQIGCGAEPTLTPETMLRLVQLGQEYHVPWISVITNGNALTEKTLRALVTAGLSELTLSLHGTTQATYERLMVGAEWQRFVTLLEWLKALDNPPAVRLNYTVNHDNLEELSHLPDLIRDYPVRTVQIRPVQKIGESAYKEFDMTPLVAAYDRVIATTVERLRADGIEVICPSSKKMSQTAKPPRRLAKLFEEATYYYLSPQSFGPQGVDFRAVSLRNYARQSRLVGRLLRAIFTQRNAYAERDTHTTKKLNY; from the coding sequence ATGATGAACCCGCTCACCCACGCCACACAGCGGCTAGCACGCACCCTGAGCCGTAAGGGAGGAGATCGCCTTAAGCTCCTCTCCGTCCTCGGTATGCACCTCTTGAGGAGACGCTACATAGGCGTTTTCATCGACCCTATCTTAGCCTGCAACCTCCGTTGTCAGATGTGCTACTTTAGCGATCCAGAGTATAGAGCTACGCTGCGTGGCAAGCTGACCACGGACGACTGCGAGGCGATAGCGGCTCATCTCTTCCCCCAGGCACTCAGGCTACAGATCGGTTGTGGTGCCGAGCCGACGCTCACCCCAGAGACTATGCTTCGTCTTGTGCAGCTGGGCCAGGAGTACCACGTCCCTTGGATCTCCGTCATAACGAATGGCAATGCCCTGACCGAGAAGACCCTGCGGGCACTCGTGACAGCGGGACTGAGTGAGCTAACACTCTCGCTGCATGGCACCACGCAAGCGACTTATGAGCGGCTGATGGTGGGTGCCGAGTGGCAACGATTTGTCACGCTACTAGAGTGGTTGAAGGCGCTAGACAACCCACCCGCCGTACGGCTCAACTACACGGTCAATCACGACAATCTGGAGGAGCTAAGCCATCTACCCGACTTAATCCGTGACTATCCCGTCCGAACGGTGCAGATACGCCCCGTGCAGAAGATCGGTGAGAGTGCCTACAAGGAGTTCGACATGACTCCCCTCGTAGCGGCCTACGACCGGGTCATAGCGACTACCGTAGAGCGGCTTCGTGCTGATGGTATAGAGGTCATTTGCCCCAGCAGTAAGAAGATGAGCCAGACAGCCAAGCCGCCTCGACGCTTGGCAAAGCTCTTTGAGGAGGCGACCTATTACTACCTCTCCCCGCAAAGCTTCGGACCTCAGGGGGTGGACTTTCGCGCGGTCTCGCTCAGGAACTATGCTCGCCAGTCGCGCCTCGTCGGGCGGCTGCTTCGTGCCATCTTCACCCAGCGCAATGCCTACGCAGAGCGCGACACGCACACGACCAAAAAGCTAAACTACTAG